The genomic region CACGCAGACCAGAATGCATATACTCATTAGTGATCCACAGCCTAATCCCTGCAATCTGAGAAGCTGTTTCCATAGCTATCTTGAAGTtgacaaacaaatcatcatAATAAACAGCTGCTGCAACAGGCACCTGTCAGCATGGAAAGAAATAATTTGATAAAGCACCAGCCAAAGCCCAGTGAAATGCAAAAACCTATTCTCTCACTCATTAACAAAATTTCTATTACTACTACTggtattacttataaaaataatataataatcagATTTTGGACTGTTCGAAAGTTGAGATCTCCATTGGAAAATCTTACAGCCAATTACAATTCACAAAGATTGACAAATAACAACATCAAAGGTAACAAACCTTGTTATTATTCAGCATATTAGTGTCATATAGTGGAGGCCAATCCTGCTTCTCAGCCAATATATGAGCAGCATCTTTGAATTTCGTCAGTGCATGAATCTCATCAAACATCCATGGAAATATCATCTGCACAAGTAACAAATCAAGAATATATGAATTCAGTTCATAGTCAAACGCTACAAGCAACACATGGTAAAGACCGAGTCCAAGTGAACTGCAGAAATTGCACAGAAACTAACTTCAGCAATTTGGCTTCTACTCTTAGGCCATACTACTGACTGGAATCATTGAACACCTATACAATAGCGTGCCTCTTTGTAGCAACCATATTAAAAACCCACAATTTAGGTATTGAATGCAACAGAGTGTTAACATGATCAAAGCCTAAGTGCACAACAATGTCCATATTATGAATCAGGGAAAATTCCACAGATGCTCACAAGATAGAcatgatttaaattttaaaaaataaaaaatcccagTGCCCTCGTGGTTCATAATATTAGAGGATGGGCCAAGCATCAtacaaacaatttttctttgtgtaCTCTGTACTTGAAGCATATTCTTTTCTTGTAAAAGAATTTTATACTAAGTATTGAATGAAATAAAAAGGGTAAAAGGCAGAAAGAAAGACGTCCGATATATTTGGTCATGGCCAGAACTACTACTAAACTACTGTCAGTCCACCCATAAACCAGTTATAGTCTCTACAGTTGCAAAAATATTGCATGCCTCAGGGCAATCCAAtcttaaattgaaaaaagtttcaaagctaaaatatattttgctgCTTCCAAGTTTAGGCTTGTTGGTTATTGTCAACATAGTTCTGCCCAACTCCATTAATCAAGTGCCATTGTCACATGAGCTGCATGTGACATAAAATAAACATTGTTTCAGTGTAAATTtcataaacaataaataaattttgaggAAAGAATAGatttaaagaagaataagaagaagaaatgttaaatttgaattcaaattgtccaaattaaaatttgaaaaatacagaAGATTGACTGACTCCATTATAGGTACAATATACAATCAAGACAATTGCCTAATGCCACAAATTCAAGTCATTTGCACTTCGGCAGTCAAAAGTTCATCAAAGATTTGATTGGGTTTTATGCCCAGACCCTAAAAAGCAACCCTTTGAGCAAATTGAGCAACTGACGTATTTGGCAGAAGCAAAACAGCAAATGTTCGAAATCTACTAGCAATTTGGAGAGAAATTCAGGGCTATCACTTAAGAGGGTAACCCAATTCACTGGGGACTTACAGGGTTAGTCAAATCCCAAATCCCAACATGACCACTTTCAGATTCTCAGGCAGAACCTCAATTGCCTCCTCATTCAGTTGCAACATCATTGAGTCTGCCACCTTCCTCGCCCAATGGCACCTCATCAAAATCCTTATCTACTGACTCCTTCATTAGTCACCACACATCTTCAACTGTTGGCTCTTATTCTACATCAACCAAAAACCAGTATATAACTAAAACCATGACCATTCCAGTGACAAAACCAGTTTGTAGTTCATACTTCTCCTATccgcaccccccccccccttctgaTTTTCGTTTTTTCCTTTACAGCAGTAACAGCACTTGGTCATCGGAGTTAGAGAAATGACCATCTTGAAATAATAAGAAACCTTTTTGAGATGAAATTGCTCAAATtgatacctttttttttttgataggtaatatgAGTACTATTAttgatgaaataataaaaaaagaaacaaacaatgtGTTCATGAATATGAACAACAGCAAAGCACAAACAGAAAACAAATAGGAAAGCAATCAGGAGACTAAACTAAGAGGAGAAAAACTGTAGAAGAGAAGAACAATCTGTAAAACCCCAGCACCGATACCAATCAAAGAGGTGACACTGACACAAGCCTTTTAACTCAACCAAAGACTTCTCAGAATTGATACtatagagaccaaattgacaagTCTAACATGGAGggaccaaaatttattttagtcaaGTCTTATATTAGGTTCTTTTAAAGAAACagatttattattgttacatTCAAACTaacctatctttttttttctttttccttttttttaatcttccacAATACTGCAACATCCTTtttaaggggtttttttttttatttttttaaataggatTCAATTCTGTAAGGAACCCCTATAGAAATTACTCTGCAACCTCTCCAATCTATTTGACACACGGGGtgaaataagtaaataaagaaaGGTAGCAAGTTGGAAGGTTTAAAAGCACACTCTTAATAACATTAAATTTCCCCCTTTcgacaaatatataattttttctaaccTGAAAATCTTCGCTCCATTTTCTTTATAATGGGATCCCACACTGTTTATGCTTTGAAAGACAAATGCAAAGGCATGCCTAAATAGTTCATTGGAAAACTCCTAATTTTGCAACAGAGAATATCAACTAACTCCCAAAATCTCCTGCACTTTCCGGCTAATTCAGCTATTCCAACAAAATTCTGTTCTAATAGCTAAGTTGAAAAGATCCCCAGAATGGAATGCAAAACATTGGTGCCAAAGCCCCaatggagttttgaacccaAGATATTGCTCCAGttttgccaagagccttgtaactcaatgACACTCCTTTATAAGGAGAACCATGGTTCAAGTTCCCCACAACTGAATTATAATGCGCAAAAGATCCCCTTTTTATTGGCATATTGAAACAAATAGGTGTGTAAATCCATTTATCGTATAACTTTAATAAGCTTGTTTGTGGTTTCCTGATAAGCTGTTGAGttcatattttcataaaatatctTGCCTTAACTAGCCGATCTTTTCCATCTTACGTCTAACATTTACCAATCAGTTATTTTTCTATCCAACAAGACTCCAATAACTGGAAGGAAATTACAATTGATTGTGAAttataaaggaaaatattattGCCATGCGCACCTCTCCCATGAAAAGTACGGGGCGACCTTCTTTGGCAGCTTTGATTGCATCAAATTTTCCCTCATCTTCACTCCTTATTCTGTGAGCAGACCAACTTGATGAAGCaccctgagagagagagagagagattagacttatttttttaagttacaatCAAATATGATTTGATTAGTAGAATTATAGACAATAAAAATTCTACCTGACAGTAGATTGACTCGTGCAGAAGCGCATAGAGTGGGTTTGTATCAAAAGCAATTGACCTTTCAAACTGCATAAATGGAATGACTTGAGGTCAATTCTAAGAATGAGATCCATAACATTGGGTTCAAGATCAATAAGAAATTAGTAATTCTCTTACAGCATTCAAAAAGTAGTAACTGATTTGCTTTGGTGCTCCTGGAACTAGTACAGGATCCCAAACCCCCTCAAACCTACAGGccatagtaaaaataaacttgaattaaagaataacaaattttaaatcataataattattttggtATTCATGGTGACTTACATGTAGTGTAACCGCTCAAAACCAGCAGAAGTTCCTAAATAAGAAAGGCCAAGAGTTTGAAGTCCCCTTGGGGTTAAGATGCCTCCAGATGGAAGAAGCACCTATACCAAAATAGAAGAGAGAAGAGGGGGCAGGGGGGTTTGAGGGATTCAAAAGATTCAGCTTGAGCTTTCAGCATTAggaataataacaaaatcatATGTGGCAGATCCTCACCCCACCTCCCTCAGACGCTGCTAAATAATTAACAACTTCTCTAACAATTTCAATGTCTTGAGGATACCTCTTGTAGTACTTTTCATTTTGGAGTATAATCTGTTCAGAGCATACTCTATACACGGTATCTGCAGTGCATCCATTTCCAATTGGAGGGGTTCCACCAGTTAGAAGGACTTGTCTCAGTCCTTGTGGTGCAAAACTCAAATAGGTTACTGCACAAAATCCACCATAACTCTACACAAGAAGGAGAACAAGCTGTCATTTAGATAAACAGTTGGCTTCAATGAACTAGAAGCAAAATAGTAACAATGACTAAATGCTAGGAATGGACAAATGGTGAGAAGGCACAAGATGAGAGCAACAGGAATGCAACAAAAGGAGAGAAGCTAATGCATACATATATGCATATGTGAGTGAgtgcatgtgtgtgtgcgtgcgtgcacgtgtgggtgtgggtgtgggtgtgggtgaggGCATGTGTAAAATGGAATAAATTTTGACAGGGAGGCATCCCATGAAGATTGATTGGGCAGTGCATTTTTACAAGCTTTGATCGGATTTAGAATAATTTAAACTATTCAAAAGATGGAGGAGAACATATATGAGAGGAATTAAGCATTGACATTGTAATCTTAAAGCTTTtcttcaggaaaaaaaaaaggtccttTCCATATATTAAATGTTATAGGTTATTCAAATACATGCAATGGTTTTAATCATATGACTCTAATAATTTATGCAAAGTGTAAAGAATTTCAatacaattatttatatattatgtaacagtttacataaaaaagaaaaacgatgAAAACAAGTAAAAATGGGTGATGCTCTAGCAATTTTGATGCGATGCTCCCTAGCAATTTTGATGTGATGCTCCCCTACCatactttgtgtgtgtgtgaaatatacatataataaaaaattcttgcaACTTGCTTGTGGAAATTGTTTTTTGCATGGTCTAACCCTTGTATGTAGATTGAAGCCTCAGCAGAGGGCAGGCCCATGACTATGTACTGAAAGATCACATGCACTCACAAATATCAAAAGGAAATGGTAATCTTTATACCTGACCCAAAACTGTCCAAGGTCCAGCATCAGGAACAAGACGTACTCGCATAAACTCAGCATCATTTACTATATTGTCAGCTCGAAAATGTTTTAGGTAGTCAACCAAATCCTCTGCAGACTTAAATTGTGACATAGATGATGCCGTCAAAGGAGTTGATAACCCTGTTCCTCGCTGCAAGAAAATTTCAGCAGTAggataaattgaaatatatatatatatagatatggatatcaaatatcaataaaagCTTTTTACTAAGAGCATCCAGAAACCATGCCTGATCCATCAATATGAGACGAAATTCTTCACAAGCTTTGTGTATCCATCCACTAGCTTCTGTTGGTCTAGGGCACTCAAACCCAGGTCCACCTTGTAGGAATAATAGGTATGGCAGCAGTTGATCTTCTTTCCCAACTGCAACACGGATATGCAATtaaataagaattttaaaaCTAGTGTCCATGAAGAAATAACCTAATAATAATCCATATAAGCATTTTACAGAACAATAAACTACATCAAACACAGTTTGCTTGTCAATCACATATCTATATCGACTTTTCAACATGAAGCGGATAagataattaaaacaaagacaatATTTCACTTTAGTTAATAAAATGGAAACTTTTCATGGGTGTAATCTGTACGCGGTGACTGCTTGCATGCATATTCAAAAAATATCAATTCATCCTGAAAGTCAGACATAAGTAAGCTGTGTACACAATGATGCAACAACATTGAACTTGCCACTAATATGCTTAGCATTGCCATTATCTACAAGTCCACGCTTTCAACAAACAATAACCTGCTAATAACACAAATTATCACTTTTATGAAGAGTTACCATAGTCAATATTCTCAGTGGAAATTGGTGGTTCTACACATTTTGGATTTTGGTCCATGGTCCAACCAATAGAGAAATAAAGCAAGCACTTTGTGAAAACAGCAAATCACATTGCTTCGCATCAAGAACAAGTAAGAGTTTGAAAAACGGGAGAAATGGACTTCCAttcccatatatatatgtggggtCTACACTCATTTGATTGAAAACCTCACTACTTGACCTCAAATTTCATGCACATTTTATTGctgaaacaaaacaaagacatcaacaacaacaacaacaacaacaacaaaaatcctaTATCATACATGTACAATCTTTAAGAGCAACTAATTAAACCTTTTTAGTCAACTATTTATATAATTGAACTTTTTCTCTATACGCAATTCTCTTTTGCATTTACATTAATCTATATTCTGAGCAATCACACAAAGTTTTCATCTCAATcttataattcaaattcaaacacaatgatcaaataataataataataataataataataataataatacaaattaGACTTTGATTTAGCCATTGACAACCTCACTATTAACCTCAAAATTCATGCACATTTGATTTTTCacctaaatgttttttttttcttcttctctacgCGCAACTCTTGTTTGCTTCTACATTCCACTATTTTCTCAGCAATTAAACAAGTAAGCcacataaattcaaattcaaacacatTGATCAAACAATAAGGACAAAGATAACACGAATTAAGGCTTTGTTTTAACGAAATAAATGAGTTTTCCAGTACCGGCAACGACTTCACGAGCGAAAACGGAGATCTTAGGAGAAGAGCGAGGTTCGAGGGAGTAATCGAGAGGGACAACGAATCGATGGTTTCGGAGCCGGAGCTCCGGCACCGAGTACCAGGTTCCGGCGACGTGGTCCGGCGAGGCCATTGAAGCGACCGTGCGGACGAAGAGAGATCTTGTGGCCGAAAATGGCGAAATGGCGCGAGAGAATAGAGAATGAGAGCGAAAGAGTTGGAGTGGGTTTATGAGTGAGGGTGGCGCGTGCGTCGCCAACATTTTTGATAGCGAGTGTGAGAGAGGGACACGTGGAGTGAATCTGAGGGTTTTAAGTTTGGATAAGATTTATGTGAACCGTTGGATATTGATTGAAGCCTTTTTTGACGGTCAAAATTGGTGGTCGGTTTCAGAATGTGTAATTTGCTGGTCAAATTTTGATGAgtgctatttttatttttaagcagGGAAAAGATAGCGTGTGCGTCACTGTATACACAAGCAAAACTAGCGGCAGTGTTTAAGATTCATGATTGCGTGGAAAAAACGcataataatttctttaataatttctttCATAGTTCCATAAATCCTTGTCCTTCCAATAATGAGAAACGAGGATTCAAATAATAATTCTATAAATTTCTATTCGTAAAAGAAATTCTGTTATTAAATTATAAGATTCTTAACTCATAATCATTAgcaaacatgaaaaataaacaattttattctaaataatttgatattaatgGCTTTAGGAAGGAAAACTAAAGGAATAAAATGAGATTaactaatttaattttgtttaaatattttaaaatgaaagaaatgaatGTAAGTTATATTGTTAGGGAGTAACATTAGATGGAATAGAACGTAATCATTTATAACAACATAATTATTATgctcctattttaaaataaatagctgaatatatatatatatatatatatgaatattttgAGGGTTtcagtgaaatttttttaaaccaaattgCATTctcttatattattttcaattttggacGGAATGAAATTTTGAGGTTTTCAAGGAATTGAGAGAAATAggtattttctcttcttttttctttttttttttacttccttCCACTTAAACTCCTAAATAATTGGATGCTCTTTTCACTCCCTTTATTAAAACTGTCAAACAAGGAtcaatgctatatatatatatatatataaacacatcTTAAGGGATGAGATTTAAACATTGGATATCTCTATTAGAAATACCGAGATTTTGGGAAGTGTCAATTAACATAAAGTTCATTCTTATGGACACCAATGAACAAGGATTTACTTATGGGAGAAGTAAACTATCTATATGAGATAAAATAtgactaagagcatccacattgacGGTGCTAAAATtgctaaaaagctattttagcACCTCAAATATAGAAAAACTTCCTACATCAATGGTGTTATAGCTAAATTTCTTTGCCTCACTGCTACAGTAAACTGTTACTTGTAGCAATTACTATAGCTAGCtgccaaaattgaaaaactaatCTTTTTAATAACCCCAAAGCCCAAcgtcttttctctctctt from Castanea sativa cultivar Marrone di Chiusa Pesio chromosome 11, ASM4071231v1 harbors:
- the LOC142617277 gene encoding uncharacterized protein LOC142617277, giving the protein MLATHAPPSLINPLQLFRSHSLFSRAISPFSATRSLFVRTVASMASPDHVAGTWYSVPELRLRNHRFVVPLDYSLEPRSSPKISVFAREVVAVGKEDQLLPYLLFLQGGPGFECPRPTEASGWIHKACEEFRLILMDQRGTGLSTPLTASSMSQFKSAEDLVDYLKHFRADNIVNDAEFMRVRLVPDAGPWTVLGQSYGGFCAVTYLSFAPQGLRQVLLTGGTPPIGNGCTADTVYRVCSEQIILQNEKYYKRYPQDIEIVREVVNYLAASEGGGVLLPSGGILTPRGLQTLGLSYLGTSAGFERLHYMFEGVWDPVLVPGAPKQISYYFLNAFERSIAFDTNPLYALLHESIYCQGASSSWSAHRIRSEDEGKFDAIKAAKEGRPVLFMGEMIFPWMFDEIHALTKFKDAAHILAEKQDWPPLYDTNMLNNNKVPVAAAVYYDDLFVNFKIAMETASQIAGIRLWITNEYMHSGLRDGGGKVFEHLMGMLNGKKPLF